CCAAGCTTGCGATTAGAGAAATCACGTTCCACTTTAAAGGCTTGAGCACGTAGGCTTTCTGCAAGTTGTGTCGCTGCTAAGCTGGCTTTGTTTCCCATAACAGCAATATAAACATCAAGTGTGTCTTCTTCGTGGAAATCGATACCTTGCATTTCAGCAATCATCAACAAGCGCTCTACACCAAGACCAAAACCAAAACCTGGTGTTGCTGGGCCATCAAAGTATTCAACCAATCCATCATAACGGCCACCTGCACAAACCGTCAATTCTTGTCCTTTTACATCCACGATAAATTCAAAGATAGTATCATTGTAATAGTCCAAACCACGAACCATATTTGTATCAATGACATATTCAATGCCCAAACCATCGAGCAGAGCACGTGTCATGTCAAAGTGATCTTGAGACTCTTCTGTAAGATAGTCTAAGATGGATGGCGCCCCCTTAACGATTTCCTTGTCTTCTTTTTCCTTGCTGTCAAGTACGCGAAGAGGATTTTCGTGAAGACGACGTTGGCTATCTTTTGAAAGTTGATTTTCAAAAGGTGTCAAATAATCAACCAAAGCTGTACGATAAGCCTTACGCGTTTCTAAATCACCCAGAGAATTCAAGTGAAGCGTCACACCAGAAATACCAATTTGTTCAAATAATGATTGTGCCATGGCGATAATTTCGACATCAATTGCGGGATTTTTTGCTCCGAAACACTCTACACCAAATTGGTGGAATTCACGTAAACGTCCGGATTGAGGGCGTTCATAACGGAACATTGAACCCATATAATACATTTTTACAGGTTTTGGCACTTCGGGGGCAAAAAGTTTATTTTCAATATACGCGCGAACAGTTGACGCAGTTCCTTCAGGACGTAAGGCAATATGACGTCCCCCTTTATCGTCAAAGTCATACATTTCTTTCGTTACAATATCACTTGTTTCCCCTGTTGCACGACTGAACAGCTCATAACTTTCAAAAAGTGGTGTACGGATTTCTTTGAAATTATAATCTTCAAATACTGCACGTGCCATCATTTCTACATATTGCCATTTTTGTGACTCTTGAGGCAGAATATCTGCCGTACCTTTTGGTTTTTGTAATTTCATATTATCTCCTTTGTATCGACTCCATTTGTGTTTAAAACATTACGAATAAAGCTCGTGTGAGCCATGCCGTCGAGCACTCATTAATAGCTTTAGCTGCAATGTCTTGGCAATTAAGACGGTAAAATGTAAAAAACGATATTTTTTTACATTTTACCTAATAAGTTGCTCAGGCAAGACCCCATAGGGATTGCCGTCTAGCATTAGTGCCTTTAGGCGCAATGCTAGTAGCAAATTAAAACGCCCTAAGCATAAAAGCTCTAGGGCGTCAGTAATCTTATCGCGGTACCACCTAAATTTGTCCTGTCTTCCAGAACCTCAGTTTAGCTATAACGTTGCTACCGTTTTTTATCGTCACTTTAGGTTTTGTAAGCTTTCAGCCAAGTCTTACTCTCTGTATCTTTAAGTATAACGCAGACTTCTGTTTTTTTCAAGCTTTAAATTCATATTAATTTTTAAAAACTTGCATATTTTTGGCAAAGTAATCATAGCCGGAATAAATTGTGAAGATAAGGCAAACATAAAGTAAGATTGTACCAATATAAATGGGATCTCCAATTAATAAGAAAATAATAGACAACATTTGTGTAAATGTTTTAATTTTTCCTGGCATCGCTGCAGCCAAGACTGCTCCCCCTTGTTCAACCAATAAAAGGCGAAGTCCAGTCACGGCAAGTTCACGACATACAATGATGGCAACAACCCAAGCTGGAGCTAAGCCTAGAGCAATTAGCATCACAAATGCAGCCATCGTTAGCATTTTATCTGCTAATGGATCCGCAAATTTACCAAAATTAGAAACAACTTTCCACTTGCGCGCCAAATAGCCATCAAGCCAGTCTGTGATTGAAGCTACAGCAAAGATAATTGCTGCAACAATCCATGAAACATAGCTTGCACCCACAGTTGCACCATGTGGCAGATAAAGGACAATGAGAAAGACAGGAATCATAAAGATTCTTAGTATCGTTAATTGATTGGGGAGTTTTTCTTTTTTCATAATTACTTTCTTCGCTTCTTAGAGTTGGCCTACTCGGGCTCAACTTTTTATTGTGTTACAGGTGCTGTAGTGCTTGCATAAGTCACCGTTAATTGCACTTGAACTGGAGTTCCTACTGTAAGAGCAGACAAATCGACAGTGCTGCCGTTGATTGTCATCGTGAGACCTTGTGTATTGGACAAGTTAATCACTGAGTTGGTTAATCCTGCTCCGAGCGTTGCTGTAGCTGTATTTTCGGCATCAGACAATGTGCGTACGGTTGCCCAATCCGCATTAGTCAGTGAAACTGTGGTCACTGCGCCAGCTGCTGTTGTAAAAACAATTTGTGTTGGACTCGTAGCATTTTCTACCTTGACGTTGAGTTGCGCACCACTGCCAGTAACGGTAATTTGATTTTGGGGTTCTGGTTTTGATTCAACAGGTTTTTCTGATGATTCTGTTGTTTTCTTTGGTTCTTCTGTTGTCTTTTTTGTTTCGCTCGTTTTATAAGTATAAGAAGTATCACTCAAATCTGGTTTTGGCGGACGGGTGAGTAACACGACAGCTGTGACACTTCCGACAATGGCTAGTGCAACAGCAGAAAGCAAGATAATGGGAACATAATGACGCCATGCAGGCTTATTGCTTTCTTCCTCTTCCTCTTCCTCTTCTACGCGTTCACTCGGTTTCACAAAGCGGTAAGTTTCTTGGATGTCTTCATGTTCTTCCACAGACATCGATCCATCCTTCTCGTATGCAAGCATGATTTGATCTGCATCAAGATCTAATTTTTCTGCATATTGTTTAAGATAAGCTTTTATATAAAAATCACCGGGTAAAGCCTTATAGTCCCCTGTTTCTAAAGCAATAATATATAATTTCGGAATGTTTGTAAGTTTTTCGGCTTCACTCAGCCCGAGGCCAAGTTCCGTCCTCTTGTCTTTGAGGACTTCGCCTATTGTTTTAATTGCCACCATGTCCTCCTCTCAGCTTTATGAAATACATGGATTTATTCATAACTGTTCGTATTATTTAGGGTAGATGATAAAATCTACAGTTTGCATATTCTCTACAAATTTTTCAGCATGCTTGCTGACTTTTTCAAGTGTTAATCCTGATAAAATTTCAGGAAGGTCAAAGAAGTTAATCTCGCCATAAATATTTGATGAAAATTGATTGGCGATATATTCTAAAGAGTTTAGGGATTTATAATAATCTCCCAGTGTTTCACGTTTCAGTGTTTCGAGATTTTCTTTTTCAAAATCCTTATCTATTTTATAACTTTTTAGGGCTTCCTGCAAAACTTTACTGATTTGCTCTGGTTTTTCAGTATCCACGGTAATGTTCGCAAAGTGAAAACTTTTATCCATGTCAAAACCATAGCCAAAAGAATCATCAACTAAACCTGCATTATACATTTCCTCATAACGATGACTCGTTTTCCCAAAAAGCATGTCTAGAAGCAACTGATTCGAAAGTTTATATTCTAATAATTCGCGGGCATCAGTGGGTAAAGCATCTTCTCCACGAAAACCAAGCGCCAACTTGGGCAGCGCAACTTCGAATTTGAGCGTTTCTCCTAAAAGAGGCTGACTGCCTTCCACCGTTTTTCTCTGTATAGGCTCCGCTTTAACAAAAGATTTTCTCTCTTGATTGTCATTTACAAACGCAGCCATATGCTCCACATCAAAAGGACCTGTTAAGAAGAGGTTCATGTTGGAGGGATGATAAAAAGTTTCATAGTTGGCGTACAAGTCTGCTGCTGTAATTTCCTTAATAGAACGGGGAGTCCCCCCGATATCATCTGCCAAAGGTGAATCAGGATAGAGCGAAGCTAAGAGCCCTGCGAACAAACGCCAGTCACTATCATCTTGATACATCTGGATTTCTTGTTGAATAATACCTTGCTCTTTCGAAACATTTTCTTCTGTAAAGTAAGGTTCTTGTACGAAATCAAGCAGTAAGTCTACACACTCATAGATATTTTCACGTGTCGAAAAAAGATAAGATGTTCTTGAAAAGCTTGTAAAAGCATTGGTTTGCGCCCCATAGGCACCAAACTTGTACATTACATCACCTTCTTTTTTCTCAAAAAGTTTATGCTCCAAAAAGTGAGCTATACCTTCTGGAAAAGTCTTCATCTCTTGACTTCCCATAGGGATAAAAGAGGTATCTAAGGAACCAAAGTTTGTCGTAAAAAGACCATAGGTCCGATTGTAATCCGATTTCGGTAAGTAATACACCGTTAAGCCATTGGCGAGAACATCAGTATATAAGATTTCTCCCGTTTTTTCATAGCTCTTCTTCTGCATAAACTTCTCCTTTCATGAAATATTGAGCCTGTAGTTTTAAACTTTGCGCCAAGCGCATAATATCTTCTTTGTTCACAGCCTCTAATGCCTTCAAAAAGGTTGCTTCATCAATATAAAGTTCAGGTAAAACTTCGTGAATGAAAGCTTGTTCAATAAGATTTGAAGAAGAATCAAGCGACATGAAGTAAGAGTTTTTGAGCATTGTTTTAGTCTGCTCAATTTCTTGTGCGGTAAAGTCTCCAGATTGCATGGCTTGAAGTTGTTCTAGAATCAGCGCACGTGCCTGTTGATAATTTCCGGCATCAATTCCGGCATTAACTCTTAACAGACCAGTAAAACTATCAAAAGCTGAACTTGCATAGTAAGCCAAACTTGCCTTTTCACGGACATTCATAAATAATTTCGAATGCGCAAAGCCACCGAAAAGGCCATTCATCACTTGTAAAGTCATGTAATCCTTGCTGCCATAAGTCGTCGGTTGCGCAAAGGCCATTTGTAAAATAGACTGTTGCACCTCTTTAGCTTCGATTTTTTCTTGATAATCCTTGAGCTCTTGCTTATAAAAAATTTCAGAATGCCCCTGACGATCTTTAAAGTCAAAGTTTTGGAACAAACGTACAACCTCAGCTTCTTCCACATCACCGAGAACAAAAATATCAATAAGATTGTGGTTAAGCATTTCAGTGTAATAATTAAAAACAGCTTCTGCTGTTTCTGCCTGCAAGAGTTCCACAGTTGCTACACCTGGGAGAGCTTGATTGGAATCCGTAAAGAAAAGGGTAGCCAACTGACGACTGGCATAGTAAGAGCGGTCTTCGTTCATAGCTTTAAGGTAGTTGATGAGATTTGCCTTTTCCCGCTCAAAGACTGCCACATTATTATCTGGACTAAAGAGCGCGTTGTGCATAAAATCAACAGCACCTGCTAAAGTATCCATATCAACAAATTTAGGATTCACGAGATTCATATGAATGCTTAACAAATGTTGGCTGCCTTTTTTATTTACTGTAGTTGAGAAAGAGGTCCCATAAAGTTCTGACAAGCGGCTTGAAAATGCTTGAGCTGTTGGGTATGCCGCATTAGTCGTTTCCCATAAATTAGAGATAATCACACGCTTAGCAATATTTTCTCGCGAAAGTTCTTCACGAAAGCGCACCATGAGACGTATTGTTTTGAATTTTGTTTCTTTTATAACATGGAGATTTACTCCGCTGGCTAGTTTCATAGATATCCCTTGTCTACTCCTCTTTTTAAGTTTAAAGGAAATTCTTTTAATCCTAAAAAGAGCAGGAGCTGTAATATCTCTATTATAGCAAATTTTCCACTATTTTTGAGACTCTTTATGCTAAAATAGAGTTATGCAAAATTACATTTTATTTGAAGAATACATCACCTTAGGTCAAGTCATTAAAGAGTTGGCCATTGTCAATACAGGAGGCCAAGCGAAGCTTTTTCTCGCTGAAAATGAAGGCAATATTTTCTTAAACAAGGAAGCTGAAAATCGCCGTGGCAAAAAACTGCGAGCGGGAGATGTTTTGGAGATTCCTGAATTTGGACTGATCCTCTCATTTGTCCAAGCGTCTGCAGAAGAAATTGCTGAGCGTGAAGAAGATAAGGCCGAAGAAGAACGCGTCAAAGCGCTGGTCAAAAAAATGAACGCTCAAGTCAAAACACAAAAACCAAAGAAAGCAGCCAAGCCAAGATTTCCTGGCGCTAAATAAGCATGAAACTTAACAATATTCAGCTCTATAATTTTCGAAATTATGCTGAGCTTTCTCTTGAATTTCATCCCAATCTCAATATTTTTTTGGGACAGAATGCCCAGGGTAAAACAAATATTTTAGAAAGCATCTACTTTCTTGCTCTGACACGTAGCCACCGTACGCATCATGATCGGGAACTGATTCGGTGGAATGCCAAAGAAATGAAGGTTTCTGGGACTGTCGAAAAAGGGCACGGGAATGTCCCACTTGAAGTTGCTTTGACCCCTAAAGGACGTACGGCTCATGTCAATCACCTGAAAGAAAATCGCTTAGCAGACTATATTGGTCAGCTGAACCTTATCATGTTTGCACCTGAGGATTTAGAACTTATCAAAGGTGCACCAAGCATTCGTCGTCGCTTCCTTGATATGGAAATTGGTCAAATACGTCCCGTGTATCTTTATGATTCAGTGCGCTATAATCGCGCTTTAAAAGAACGCAATGCTTACCTCAAGATGGAAGGCAAACAGATTGACGCTACTTTCTTAGATGTTTTAGACAGCCAACTGGCAGAACACGGTCAGAAGATTAGTACTGAACGTCAACATTTCATTAGCAAACTAGAAAAACTGGCACAAAAAATTCATGCTCAGCTCACTCATGGGATGGAGGAGCTGCAGATAAATTATAAAGCCAATTCGACAGCGCTCATAGAAGATTTGAAACGTGCACATGATAAGGATATTTTTCGTCACCAAACCTCTGTCGGTCCTCATCGAGACGATTTGACCTTTTTTGTCAATGGCATTAATGTTGCGGACTTTGGCAGTCAAGGTCAACAAAGAACTGTTGCTTTATCTGTCAAGCTCGCCGAGATTGATTTGATTTTTGAAGAAACTGGAGAATATCCTATTCTTTTACTGGATGATGTAATGAGTGAGCTCGATAATAGCCGTCAGTTGGATCTTTTAGAAACAACGCTTGGAAAAACACAAACCTTCATCACTACAACGACGCTTGACCACCTCAAAAACCTGCCCGAAAATTTAAGTATTTTCAATGTGAAGCAAGGAGAAATTGAAACAAATGGACAAGAAAGAACCACCACTGACTAAGGATAACCTCCTTAAATTTAAAGCCTTGGCTGAAGAAGGGGATGCGACATTATTAAAGCGTATTTCTCTTCTGGTTGAACAAGAACGTGAATTACGCCAACAAAAAGATAAACTCGAAGAAGATTTACGTGTTTTGGTGCATATCAAAAACAGTCATTACTCACAATTAGAGCAAAAAAATTCGGAACATTAATTCCGAATTTTTTTATGTCAATTATAAGCCAAGTAACTCCCTTAGACCATAATGGTTGCCAATTAAGCCAAAAGCCGCAAAGATAGACAAAGCGATAATTACAAGAAGGACAATAATTTCTACACGAGAAAGTGTTTTGCCATTTTCTTTCTTCGCTAAGTAGTAGAAAATAAAACCAATTGCATAGAGAATTGAAGCCATCCAAACATATTGCCAGCCTGAAAGCCACAGAGCTAAGATTTGGAAAACAAGAGCCACAAAGCCGATGACTATATTTTTTGTATTTTTTTCTTCAAGGCCATGTTTCATCATATATGCACCTACCAAAGCGTAACAGATCATGATACATGCTGTACAGAGGTACACCATTACATTATAAGCATTTGCAACATAAAAAGTGACTATGATGAAAAATTGAACAAAGATTTGTGTAAGCCAAAGAGAATTTGCAGGAGCGTTATGTTTATTTAAGCGCCCAAACCATTTCGGGAGTAATTTTTGATTGGCCAATTGTGTCGTTGATTCCACTGGAAGCATCGTCCATGATATCCAAGCTCCTAAGACGGAAACAACCAGACCACTGGCCATCAATGCCCCTCCAAAACTGCCAAGCATATCTTTCAGCATGTAAACCATGCCTGGTGTTTTCATGGCAGCTAGTTCTGCTTGATTATAGTAGCCGAAAGGTAAGAGTGAAAGTAAGATGTAGATAAAAAGCAAAACAACAAGACCAATGATTGTCGCGCGCCCTGCATCAGATTTTTTCTTCGCACGGTCTCCCATCATTGCAGCACCTTCAATCCCGACAAAGACCCAAATCATGACCATAAGAGAGCTTTTAACTTGATCAAGTAAACCGCTAGCGGTTATGGACCCTTGTGCTTGAATCAAGCCCTGAGCATTTTCTGTAATATTGTTCCAAAATCCTGCAGTGAATACTCCTATTTTGAACATAAAGATCCCTGTAAGCATGAAAACAAAGATTGGGATTAATTTACAAACCAGAACAATGGCATTCACAATCGCTGCAGATTCGACACCTTTACTCACCATCAAAGCTAAAAGCCAAGAAAGGATCGATACAGACACTACTGCAAAAACACTTAAACTTCCATTTGCATCTGCGAATTTCCCAGGGAAAAAGTAATCCATAGAGATCATCATGAGCACGGCAAATGCAATATTACCTAGCCATGTAGACAACCAGTAGCCCCATCCGGAAAGAAAACCTACCAAATCGCCAAAGCCTTCTCGCGCATAATCAGAAACTCCTGAAAGCTGTGGTTTGTTAATAATCAGATAGTTTAAACTCAAGACAAGCGCTAAAAGTCCTAAACCAACGAAGAACCATGCTACGATGACACCACCTGCAGTAGCTCCATTGGCTAAATCATTGGAAAGGTTAAATACCCCACCACCAATAGCACTGGATACAACGATGGAGACAAGGGCTATCAGTCCCATTCCTTTTTTATTTTCCATTTATTTTTCCTATAATTCCATTTTATTTATATTGAAATATTTTCTTAATATAACATTTTTTGCATTTTCATGCAACTTTCATCAGGTTCCAATCCTATTTTCTTTATATTTTTACATTTTTAAGCGTTTTCTTACAAAAATAATGAAAAAGCAATCCAAATTAAAAGATTGCTTTTTCATTTGTATTAATATCCATTTGGATGAGAGCTATGCCATTTCCAAGCAAAAATTTAATATTTAGTTGAATTTTTTATCTTGATTTTATTAGTATATTCACTTTCTTTCAAATTACGATTTTATAAAAAAAACTGCCTTGTTTTTAAAGTGGGAAAAACCTGGGAAAATATTAAACAAAAAAACACTAAATCATTTTTTAGTGTTTTTTGATTCAAAATCAAGAATTTCAGATTCCATTTTCTCATACAGCTCTTTTAATGCTAGATTTATTACCCATGTTTTATTTTCTCTTTCAAGCATATTTTTATATTTAAAGTATTTTGATAAACGAGGTAAATTCTCTTCATTTTCGCTATTGAGATAAAAATTTGTTAATTTGGCCATGATGTCTCCTTCACTATATTTAAATATCACATTTATATTTTATTATAACATATATCTTGGTAATACACAAAATCACAAAACAAAAAAGTAATTACTTGTTTTTTTATATGTATCATGATATTATATACATGTATCTAACATGTATTATCGAAAAACATAGAACTAAAAGGAGATAGTATTTATGAAAATACGTTCACCAGTAAGAAAAAATTGAGAACTTACTTAATGATAAATTCAAGATATAAAAAGAAAGACAATCTAAAATGAAAAAAATAAATATATATGTGGGAAATGTCAACTGTACTGCTGGCAGCGGATATGGAAATACTGAATTAATGCCTTTATTGGGAGATATATTTCCTAAAAATACTAATATCCCTGATATTGTAATTCTTAATGAATTTTATAAGTATAAAGATTATCAAGACTTTCAAGCATATTTTTTAAACAAAGAATATACTGTGGCAGTTAATCCGTTGAAAAAGAAAGGATTTAACGATGTCTTTGTAGCAATATCAAATAGATTAGACTTAGATATTGAAACAGTAGAATATGCAACTCAAGACAAAGATAGAATTAGTCCGGACTATACTTCCATTATTTTGAGAAATAAGAAAAATGAAAAGTTAGCTATTGTTGGAGTACGCATCAGGTCTTATAAAAATCTCGATTATAAAGGTAATGCCTCTGAATTTAAAGAATTATTGAGCTTTATCGAAAAACTTAGAAAATCTGGTATTACTCAAATTATGGTAGCTGGAGACTTTAACCACGCTAGACTATTAACAGATAGAAATGAAAATTTAACATGGGAAGAAATCGATATTTTGTACAAGGAATATGCTCAGTTCCCTCATAATTTCCATAGTATTAAGCAAAATCTGAGTCAGAACAACTTAATATTGCATACTCCTGAAGGCTACTCGTATCCAATTAATAAATCATATCCAGTTTATAATCAGGAAACACCCAATGACCACCTCGTTACTTCAAATGACTGTGAAATTGATTTCATTGAATATAGAGATGAAACAAAATACTCAGATCATAAAGCCTTAGTTGCTACTCTGCATTTTAATAGGAAGGACTAATATTGAAAGAAAAAATTTATAGAAATCTTTGTCTTGCTTTTGGGGCATTAATATTAATTATTTCTGGTTATGTTGTTGTGACTGGAATTGTAATTCCTCATGAGGTTATTGTTAAAGCCTTCTTTCATCCAGAAAAGACGATTATTAGCGGATTATTATTAATTATAATTTGGTTATTAATTAAATTGATTGCAAAAAAAGGAGAAGAAAAATGAAAAATTTTTATCGTAATTGCACTTGGTGTATGTTATTACTCATCAGTATAGGAGTCGGCTTTAGTGGAAATGTAAAATTTAGTGTTGGTGGATATAATGCTTTTCTTACTATTAAAGCTTTCTTGTTATTAGTTATAATTCTAACTTTAGCAAGTTTCCCAGAGCTAATTATTTTATTTCAAGGCAAAAATAGAAAGGAAGTAAAACATGAATGATACATTTAAACATTATTTTTTCTTTATTTTAGGGTTAATTTTACTTGTAATTTCAGTGAGCTTATTTACTGGATTTCTGCAAATATTGTTGGGAAGCATTGGTGGTATTTCTTTAATGATAGGATTGTATTTTTTAATGAAAATAAAAATTAAATCATTTTTGCGTAAGGTTCGTGGTGATGAATAAATTCATTAATAACTGTGTGTCTTTGTATATATCAATCTTCTTACCCTCTCCTCCGCAGGAAATCTCCTTGTATCAAACTGTGCCTAATTTCAAAAAAAAGCTCAGCAGCCTAAGCCTTATATGGGTTGCCTTTATCATCCTCCTCTTCTTCTTAAGCTTTGCAATTAATAATATTTTGATTTTACCCTCGTGGTTATTTCTCTTTTACTTGGCAGGAAAAATATTTCGGATTCGTAAAGAGTTCAAAAATAATATTTCTATATGGGATAATTTCTTGATAGTACAGGAATTTATTATTAATAACGGCTTATATAAAGAGACTTCTGATATTTTTTTGTCTTCAGTATTTAAAATAGAGCAAACTGAGGATGAAATTATCATCATTGCTGAAAAGAGAGGAAATTTCTTAGATTCTAAGGTTGAGAACCTTGAAACCGAACTCAGTGGACTCCTGTCCTTGGATATAACTAAAAAGGATATTCTCGCTGACAGAGTAGAGTATGTCTTTGAAAAGAATAAACGAGAAATAGAGCAATATGTTTTTGCTAATTCTGATAGTAAAGAAAATCTAACAAGAGATTTTTTCCAAAATATTCCAAAGGATATAATAAAATTGTCAAATACTCAGCAATTTTCTTTGAAACAGAATACAAATATTGGATTGTACGGTAGGACGGGGACAGGGAAAACCGTTACATTGCAATGGATGCTCTATTCAGCTCTTGCTAAAGGAAGTGGAATAAAAGGGAGTGATAGCTATATCAAAATATGTGATGGTAAAGGGGCGGATTTATTTGCTCTCGGTGGAATCTTAAAAAATATCTTAGGAGAAAATATTAGTGTAGGACAAACTCCTAATTCTTTGGCAAAGCTAAGTAGAGAAATGGTAGAAATCATGGATGA
This window of the Lactococcus garvieae subsp. garvieae genome carries:
- the pgsA gene encoding CDP-diacylglycerol--glycerol-3-phosphate 3-phosphatidyltransferase gives rise to the protein MKKEKLPNQLTILRIFMIPVFLIVLYLPHGATVGASYVSWIVAAIIFAVASITDWLDGYLARKWKVVSNFGKFADPLADKMLTMAAFVMLIALGLAPAWVVAIIVCRELAVTGLRLLLVEQGGAVLAAAMPGKIKTFTQMLSIIFLLIGDPIYIGTILLYVCLIFTIYSGYDYFAKNMQVFKN
- a CDS encoding transcriptional regulator, with translation MDKKEPPLTKDNLLKFKALAEEGDATLLKRISLLVEQERELRQQKDKLEEDLRVLVHIKNSHYSQLEQKNSEH
- the yfmH gene encoding EF-P 5-aminopentanol modification-associated protein YfmH, producing the protein MQKKSYEKTGEILYTDVLANGLTVYYLPKSDYNRTYGLFTTNFGSLDTSFIPMGSQEMKTFPEGIAHFLEHKLFEKKEGDVMYKFGAYGAQTNAFTSFSRTSYLFSTRENIYECVDLLLDFVQEPYFTEENVSKEQGIIQQEIQMYQDDSDWRLFAGLLASLYPDSPLADDIGGTPRSIKEITAADLYANYETFYHPSNMNLFLTGPFDVEHMAAFVNDNQERKSFVKAEPIQRKTVEGSQPLLGETLKFEVALPKLALGFRGEDALPTDARELLEYKLSNQLLLDMLFGKTSHRYEEMYNAGLVDDSFGYGFDMDKSFHFANITVDTEKPEQISKVLQEALKSYKIDKDFEKENLETLKRETLGDYYKSLNSLEYIANQFSSNIYGEINFFDLPEILSGLTLEKVSKHAEKFVENMQTVDFIIYPK
- a CDS encoding basic amino acid/polyamine antiporter, whose amino-acid sequence is MENKKGMGLIALVSIVVSSAIGGGVFNLSNDLANGATAGGVIVAWFFVGLGLLALVLSLNYLIINKPQLSGVSDYAREGFGDLVGFLSGWGYWLSTWLGNIAFAVLMMISMDYFFPGKFADANGSLSVFAVVSVSILSWLLALMVSKGVESAAIVNAIVLVCKLIPIFVFMLTGIFMFKIGVFTAGFWNNITENAQGLIQAQGSITASGLLDQVKSSLMVMIWVFVGIEGAAMMGDRAKKKSDAGRATIIGLVVLLFIYILLSLLPFGYYNQAELAAMKTPGMVYMLKDMLGSFGGALMASGLVVSVLGAWISWTMLPVESTTQLANQKLLPKWFGRLNKHNAPANSLWLTQIFVQFFIIVTFYVANAYNVMVYLCTACIMICYALVGAYMMKHGLEEKNTKNIVIGFVALVFQILALWLSGWQYVWMASILYAIGFIFYYLAKKENGKTLSRVEIIVLLVIIALSIFAAFGLIGNHYGLRELLGL
- a CDS encoding RNA-binding S4 domain-containing protein, which gives rise to MQNYILFEEYITLGQVIKELAIVNTGGQAKLFLAENEGNIFLNKEAENRRGKKLRAGDVLEIPEFGLILSFVQASAEEIAEREEDKAEEERVKALVKKMNAQVKTQKPKKAAKPRFPGAK
- the hisS gene encoding histidine--tRNA ligase — translated: MKLQKPKGTADILPQESQKWQYVEMMARAVFEDYNFKEIRTPLFESYELFSRATGETSDIVTKEMYDFDDKGGRHIALRPEGTASTVRAYIENKLFAPEVPKPVKMYYMGSMFRYERPQSGRLREFHQFGVECFGAKNPAIDVEIIAMAQSLFEQIGISGVTLHLNSLGDLETRKAYRTALVDYLTPFENQLSKDSQRRLHENPLRVLDSKEKEDKEIVKGAPSILDYLTEESQDHFDMTRALLDGLGIEYVIDTNMVRGLDYYNDTIFEFIVDVKGQELTVCAGGRYDGLVEYFDGPATPGFGFGLGVERLLMIAEMQGIDFHEEDTLDVYIAVMGNKASLAATQLAESLRAQAFKVERDFSNRKLGAQFKSAEKANAEVIITLGDNEVETGEITVKHNQTRKEVKTTLAEIAKGFAPIFEEALGE
- the yfmF gene encoding EF-P 5-aminopentanol modification-associated protein YfmF, producing MKLASGVNLHVIKETKFKTIRLMVRFREELSRENIAKRVIISNLWETTNAAYPTAQAFSSRLSELYGTSFSTTVNKKGSQHLLSIHMNLVNPKFVDMDTLAGAVDFMHNALFSPDNNVAVFEREKANLINYLKAMNEDRSYYASRQLATLFFTDSNQALPGVATVELLQAETAEAVFNYYTEMLNHNLIDIFVLGDVEEAEVVRLFQNFDFKDRQGHSEIFYKQELKDYQEKIEAKEVQQSILQMAFAQPTTYGSKDYMTLQVMNGLFGGFAHSKLFMNVREKASLAYYASSAFDSFTGLLRVNAGIDAGNYQQARALILEQLQAMQSGDFTAQEIEQTKTMLKNSYFMSLDSSSNLIEQAFIHEVLPELYIDEATFLKALEAVNKEDIMRLAQSLKLQAQYFMKGEVYAEEEL
- the recF gene encoding DNA replication/repair protein RecF (All proteins in this family for which functions are known are DNA-binding proteins that assist the filamentation of RecA onto DNA for the initiation of recombination or recombinational repair.), which codes for MKLNNIQLYNFRNYAELSLEFHPNLNIFLGQNAQGKTNILESIYFLALTRSHRTHHDRELIRWNAKEMKVSGTVEKGHGNVPLEVALTPKGRTAHVNHLKENRLADYIGQLNLIMFAPEDLELIKGAPSIRRRFLDMEIGQIRPVYLYDSVRYNRALKERNAYLKMEGKQIDATFLDVLDSQLAEHGQKISTERQHFISKLEKLAQKIHAQLTHGMEELQINYKANSTALIEDLKRAHDKDIFRHQTSVGPHRDDLTFFVNGINVADFGSQGQQRTVALSVKLAEIDLIFEETGEYPILLLDDVMSELDNSRQLDLLETTLGKTQTFITTTTLDHLKNLPENLSIFNVKQGEIETNGQERTTTD
- a CDS encoding helix-turn-helix domain-containing protein, which translates into the protein MVAIKTIGEVLKDKRTELGLGLSEAEKLTNIPKLYIIALETGDYKALPGDFYIKAYLKQYAEKLDLDADQIMLAYEKDGSMSVEEHEDIQETYRFVKPSERVEEEEEEEESNKPAWRHYVPIILLSAVALAIVGSVTAVVLLTRPPKPDLSDTSYTYKTSETKKTTEEPKKTTESSEKPVESKPEPQNQITVTGSGAQLNVKVENATSPTQIVFTTAAGAVTTVSLTNADWATVRTLSDAENTATATLGAGLTNSVINLSNTQGLTMTINGSTVDLSALTVGTPVQVQLTVTYASTTAPVTQ